A genomic region of Clostridia bacterium contains the following coding sequences:
- the mfd gene encoding transcription-repair coupling factor yields the protein MSFTSLLEILTDHGQFKDMARHLSRAEAKLAVFGLTDGLKPYWWSALAVSGQSQCLIITRDELSAKGIAKDLALFVPAEEILLFYGQEFVPYQVFAKGREAVSQRIRTLTKLVLEKPSFVIATPEAFCQKLMPNRVFRSALLTITRGQSLDRDELARRLVELGYERVELVEAPGQFALRGSLVDVFPPNHLKPVRVDFFDEEIDSLRYFDEENQRTIEMIAEVVISPAEETLLPAGGQEKAVTELREKWQEAVRRLQKLKKKAAIQELNQKMEQLLEQLEQGIKPENLERFQPFFYPDQETILAYFSTPPVVLLDEPQVLWDKWLHYEQERGEAFVELLETGKVLPGQEKLYAETEAIKGILARHRVVAFASLPQKLELVNPEGIVHVQAKTMHPFLGKIDLFRDDVAHWKGQHYSVVLVVGSREQGEQLKELLMEHGIEGVIKDELTTRVYPGQVVILVGHWRQGFDYPALKLAVITEKEIFGQRTSSRRSRASSQAGVKISSLTDLQEGDYVVHTQHGIGRYLGVQRLEVGGVYRDYLHIQYRGADRLYVPIDQIDLIQKYIGAEGQPPRLNKLGGSEWTRVKNRVKASVRDMAEELIKLYAARETAIGHAFSPDSPWQQEFESQFPYTETPDQLRAIDEVKRDMEKPKPMDRLLCGDVGYGKTEVALRAAFKAVSDGKQVAVLVPTTVLAQQHYHTFRERMASFPVTIGLLSRFRTPKEQAEVIRGLKNGAVDIVIGTHRLLSPDVSFKDLGLLIIDEEQRFGVAHKEKLKQLRQNIDVLTLTATPIPRTLHMALSGVRDMSIIDTPPEDRYPVQTYVVEYHPELIRNAIRRELGRGGQVYYIHNRIMDLEKVAVEVKELVPEARVALAHGQMKENELEDVMLAFVEGEYDVLVSTTIIENGLDIPNVNTLIVNNADHLGLAQLYQLRGRVGRSNRLAYAYFTFEPNKVVNQVAQKRLNAIKEFTEFGSGFKIAMRDLEIRGAGNLLGPEQHGQILAVGFEMYCRLLEEAIEAAKGIKAVEKKEEKEMAAIELAVSAYLPDDYISQSGFKMEMYRRLADARTVTEVDEVDEELFDRFGELPPPARHLLRIATLRVMATELGIKRIGQTAQEVIIEASPAFPLKGEKLILLAQAFPRKLSFSTAGGLTIKFKTGELQEEGLLEGLERLLNEMKNLASPAAG from the coding sequence ATGAGCTTTACAAGTTTACTTGAAATTCTGACAGATCACGGACAATTTAAGGATATGGCAAGACACCTGTCCCGGGCTGAGGCGAAACTGGCGGTGTTCGGCCTCACCGACGGGTTGAAGCCTTATTGGTGGAGCGCTTTGGCTGTTTCCGGCCAAAGCCAATGCCTCATTATCACCCGGGATGAGTTAAGCGCCAAAGGCATTGCCAAGGACCTGGCCCTGTTTGTCCCGGCAGAGGAGATCTTGTTGTTTTACGGGCAGGAATTCGTGCCGTACCAGGTTTTTGCCAAGGGCAGGGAGGCTGTGAGCCAGCGGATTAGGACCTTGACGAAACTGGTACTGGAAAAGCCGTCCTTTGTGATTGCCACCCCGGAAGCTTTTTGCCAGAAGCTGATGCCGAATCGGGTTTTTCGCAGCGCATTGTTAACTATTACCAGGGGCCAGTCCTTAGATCGAGACGAACTGGCCCGGCGTTTAGTTGAACTGGGCTATGAGCGGGTGGAATTGGTGGAAGCTCCCGGGCAATTTGCCCTGCGGGGCAGCTTGGTGGATGTTTTCCCGCCGAACCACCTCAAACCGGTGCGGGTTGATTTCTTTGATGAAGAGATAGACTCCCTCCGCTATTTCGATGAGGAAAACCAGCGCACCATCGAGATGATTGCCGAGGTGGTGATCAGCCCGGCGGAGGAAACCCTGTTACCGGCCGGGGGGCAGGAGAAGGCCGTCACGGAATTGAGGGAAAAATGGCAGGAAGCGGTTCGCCGGCTGCAAAAGTTAAAGAAAAAAGCGGCAATTCAGGAATTAAACCAGAAAATGGAGCAGCTGCTGGAGCAGTTGGAACAAGGAATTAAACCGGAGAATCTGGAGCGGTTTCAACCGTTTTTTTATCCTGACCAGGAAACTATTCTTGCCTACTTCTCCACCCCGCCGGTGGTTTTATTGGATGAACCGCAGGTATTGTGGGACAAGTGGCTCCATTACGAGCAAGAACGAGGCGAGGCTTTTGTGGAGCTCCTGGAAACGGGCAAGGTGTTACCCGGGCAGGAAAAGCTTTACGCGGAAACGGAAGCGATTAAGGGGATTTTGGCCCGCCACCGGGTGGTGGCTTTCGCCTCCCTGCCGCAAAAACTGGAACTCGTAAACCCGGAAGGTATCGTGCACGTGCAAGCAAAAACGATGCATCCCTTTCTGGGTAAAATAGACCTCTTTAGAGATGACGTGGCCCATTGGAAAGGACAGCACTACTCCGTGGTGCTGGTGGTCGGCTCCCGGGAGCAAGGGGAACAGCTTAAGGAACTGCTTATGGAACACGGCATCGAAGGGGTAATCAAGGATGAGTTAACGACCCGGGTTTATCCGGGCCAGGTGGTAATCCTGGTGGGCCACTGGCGGCAGGGATTTGACTATCCGGCTTTAAAACTGGCTGTCATCACCGAAAAGGAGATTTTCGGGCAGAGGACTTCCTCCCGCCGTTCGCGGGCTTCATCCCAAGCCGGGGTGAAAATCAGCAGCCTCACCGATCTCCAGGAAGGGGATTATGTGGTCCACACCCAGCACGGCATCGGCCGCTATTTAGGCGTGCAGCGGTTGGAGGTGGGAGGTGTCTACCGGGATTACCTGCACATCCAGTACCGCGGGGCGGACCGGCTGTACGTGCCCATTGACCAGATTGACTTGATCCAGAAATATATCGGAGCGGAAGGGCAGCCACCCCGTTTGAATAAACTGGGGGGTTCTGAATGGACCCGGGTCAAGAACCGGGTGAAGGCCTCCGTCCGCGATATGGCGGAGGAGTTGATTAAACTCTATGCGGCCAGGGAAACGGCTATCGGTCATGCCTTTTCCCCGGATTCGCCCTGGCAGCAGGAATTCGAAAGCCAGTTTCCCTATACGGAGACCCCGGATCAGCTGCGGGCCATTGATGAAGTAAAGAGGGATATGGAAAAACCCAAGCCCATGGACCGGCTCCTCTGCGGTGATGTGGGGTACGGGAAAACGGAAGTGGCTTTGCGAGCTGCTTTCAAGGCGGTCAGTGACGGGAAGCAGGTGGCGGTGCTGGTACCCACCACTGTTCTGGCCCAGCAGCATTATCATACTTTCCGGGAGCGGATGGCTTCTTTTCCGGTCACCATCGGGTTGCTCAGCCGTTTTCGCACCCCGAAAGAACAGGCGGAAGTGATCAGGGGCCTTAAAAACGGTGCGGTGGACATCGTCATCGGCACCCATCGCTTGCTTTCCCCGGACGTCAGTTTTAAGGATTTGGGGCTTTTGATCATCGACGAGGAGCAGCGGTTCGGTGTAGCCCATAAGGAAAAGCTGAAGCAACTAAGGCAAAACATCGATGTCCTGACCTTGACGGCCACGCCGATTCCCAGGACCCTGCATATGGCTTTATCCGGGGTGCGGGATATGAGTATCATCGATACTCCGCCGGAAGACCGGTACCCGGTGCAGACTTACGTGGTGGAGTACCACCCGGAATTGATCAGGAATGCCATCCGGCGGGAGTTGGGGCGCGGCGGGCAGGTATACTATATCCATAACCGGATCATGGACTTGGAAAAGGTGGCCGTAGAAGTAAAAGAGCTGGTGCCGGAAGCCAGGGTGGCCCTGGCCCACGGGCAGATGAAAGAAAACGAACTGGAAGATGTGATGCTGGCCTTTGTCGAAGGGGAATATGATGTGCTGGTTTCCACCACTATTATTGAAAACGGCCTGGACATTCCCAACGTCAATACTCTCATTGTCAATAACGCGGATCACCTGGGGTTAGCCCAGCTGTACCAGCTCCGGGGCCGGGTGGGGCGTTCCAACCGGCTGGCCTACGCCTACTTTACTTTTGAGCCGAACAAAGTGGTCAACCAGGTGGCGCAGAAACGGTTGAATGCGATTAAAGAATTTACCGAGTTTGGTTCCGGTTTCAAGATCGCCATGCGAGACTTGGAAATCCGCGGGGCGGGGAACCTTTTAGGCCCGGAGCAGCACGGCCAGATCTTGGCCGTGGGATTTGAAATGTACTGCCGCCTTTTGGAAGAGGCCATTGAAGCAGCCAAAGGGATAAAAGCGGTTGAGAAAAAAGAAGAAAAGGAAATGGCTGCCATCGAATTGGCTGTCAGTGCCTACCTGCCCGACGATTACATCAGCCAGTCCGGCTTTAAGATGGAGATGTACCGCCGCTTGGCCGACGCCAGGACGGTGACGGAAGTGGATGAAGTGGACGAGGAACTCTTCGACCGGTTCGGGGAGCTGCCCCCGCCGGCCAGGCATCTCCTGCGGATTGCCACCCTGCGGGTGATGGCGACGGAACTGGGCATCAAGAGAATAGGACAAACCGCCCAGGAAGTTATCATCGAAGCTTCCCCCGCTTTCCCGTTAAAGGGAGAAAAGTTGATCCTGCTGGCTCAGGCTTTCCCGCGCAAACTCAGCTTTTCCACCGCCGGCGGCTTGACCATCAAGTTTAAGACCGGCGAGCTGCAGGAAGAGGGCTTGCTGGAAGGGCTGGAAAGACTTTTAAACGAGATGAAAAACCTTGCGTCCCCAGCGGCAGGTTGA
- a CDS encoding polysaccharide biosynthesis protein, giving the protein MAGGKFFKGTVLLALAGFFTKLIGAVYRIPLARLLGAEGMGLYQMAYPVYTMLWALSAAGVPVAVSLLVADQLSGSNRAGVKRVLTSVLVIMSLTGALFSFLVYRGAAFFAQAVLHEPRAYFAIVAISPAVFFASLSAVLRGYFQGFQEMGPTASSQVVEQLVRVVTVLALVYYLLPYGLEIAAAGAAFGAVTGAMASLALLYYVFKKWQASPYRAGSSGLPGPAEIAAVGRKLAQTALPLSLGGIVLPVMQVVDASIVPLRLQVAGLSPGQATEQFGQLAGMAATLINLPAIVPVALATSLVPVIYEAYAGRRYRWLQARIRTAVRITVLLMIPAAVGLWVLAYPICGLLYDLPAVGRPLRFLAPGVLAFGLYQVCAGVLQGLGKTYLPAVHLGVGVLVKSYLSYWLVTWPYLGINGAALATVTGFSVAFWLNYRALSRLAGFRFPWAFIGKPALAAGIMAIVVYWIYTGTAPLVGNNVATPVCVVAGAVTYGAGLLVLGAVEAADLEQLHGGPFMGKIIRALQKLRLLR; this is encoded by the coding sequence ATGGCCGGAGGAAAATTTTTTAAGGGGACCGTGCTGCTGGCCCTGGCCGGGTTCTTCACCAAGCTCATCGGGGCCGTGTACCGGATACCGCTGGCGCGCCTGTTGGGTGCCGAAGGCATGGGGTTGTACCAGATGGCTTATCCCGTCTACACCATGCTCTGGGCTTTATCGGCGGCGGGAGTGCCGGTGGCCGTCTCCCTTTTGGTAGCAGATCAATTATCCGGTTCTAACCGCGCCGGCGTCAAGCGGGTCTTAACCAGTGTCCTGGTAATCATGTCCCTTACCGGCGCTCTCTTTTCCTTCCTGGTTTACCGCGGGGCGGCTTTTTTTGCCCAGGCGGTGCTCCATGAGCCCAGAGCCTACTTTGCCATTGTGGCCATTTCACCCGCCGTGTTCTTTGCCTCCCTGTCCGCCGTCCTGCGGGGCTATTTTCAAGGCTTTCAAGAAATGGGACCCACCGCCTCCTCCCAGGTGGTTGAGCAGTTGGTCAGGGTAGTGACGGTACTGGCGCTGGTGTATTATCTCTTGCCCTACGGTTTGGAAATAGCGGCGGCCGGTGCCGCTTTCGGGGCGGTCACCGGCGCCATGGCTTCCTTAGCTTTGTTATATTATGTGTTCAAAAAGTGGCAAGCTAGTCCTTACCGGGCCGGCAGCAGCGGTCTTCCTGGTCCGGCGGAAATAGCCGCGGTGGGAAGGAAACTGGCCCAAACCGCTTTGCCCCTGTCTCTCGGGGGGATCGTGCTGCCGGTGATGCAAGTGGTGGATGCTTCCATCGTTCCCTTGCGGCTGCAGGTTGCAGGGTTGTCGCCCGGCCAGGCCACGGAACAATTCGGCCAGCTGGCGGGGATGGCGGCGACCCTGATTAACTTGCCGGCCATTGTTCCCGTGGCACTGGCCACCAGCCTGGTGCCGGTGATTTATGAAGCTTACGCCGGCCGCCGCTACCGCTGGCTCCAAGCCCGCATCCGCACTGCGGTAAGAATCACAGTTCTGTTAATGATCCCGGCCGCGGTGGGATTATGGGTGCTGGCGTATCCCATCTGCGGCCTGCTGTATGACTTGCCCGCCGTGGGACGTCCCCTCAGGTTTTTGGCCCCCGGGGTCCTGGCGTTTGGTTTATACCAGGTCTGTGCCGGTGTCCTGCAGGGGCTGGGCAAAACCTACTTGCCGGCGGTGCACCTGGGGGTGGGGGTCCTGGTGAAGAGCTACTTGAGCTATTGGCTGGTGACCTGGCCTTACCTGGGCATTAACGGGGCCGCCCTGGCGACGGTCACGGGTTTTAGCGTAGCTTTTTGGCTCAATTACCGGGCCCTGAGCAGGCTTGCCGGTTTCCGGTTCCCCTGGGCTTTTATCGGCAAACCTGCTCTTGCTGCAGGTATCATGGCCATTGTAGTATACTGGATCTATACGGGAACAGCACCCCTGGTGGGAAACAATGTGGCTACGCCGGTGTGCGTAGTCGCCGGGGCGGTTACTTACGGGGCGGGGCTGCTGGTGCTTGGTGCCGTGGAGGCCGCCGACCTGGAACAATTGCATGGAGGCCCTTTTATGGGTAAAATAATTAGAGCTTTGCAAAAACTGCGCCTATTACGGTAG
- a CDS encoding aminoacyl-tRNA hydrolase codes for MKLIVGLGNPGIRYETTKHNVGFMVADLIGDKLGLHFKASKHEALVAEGHYQGRKIVLAKPLTYMNLSGRAVFSLVNWYKINLQDIVIVYDDMDLEVGRIRIRGQGSAGGQKGMASIIQALGTDNLRRVRIGIGRPPAGWSAADHVLSPFSEAEWAVMQEVLPRAAEAALALTCEALEQVMNAYNR; via the coding sequence ATGAAATTGATTGTTGGTTTAGGGAATCCCGGTATCAGGTACGAGACCACGAAGCACAACGTCGGGTTTATGGTGGCCGACCTGATCGGGGATAAGTTGGGCCTTCATTTCAAAGCCTCTAAACATGAGGCTTTAGTAGCGGAAGGTCATTACCAGGGTCGCAAGATAGTGCTGGCCAAGCCGTTGACATACATGAATCTTTCCGGCCGGGCCGTCTTTTCCCTGGTTAACTGGTATAAAATAAATCTGCAAGATATTGTGATTGTCTACGATGATATGGACCTGGAAGTGGGGCGGATCAGAATTCGCGGCCAGGGCAGTGCCGGCGGCCAGAAGGGGATGGCATCGATTATTCAGGCCTTAGGCACGGATAACTTGCGGCGGGTGCGCATCGGCATCGGCCGCCCGCCCGCCGGCTGGAGTGCCGCGGACCATGTTTTGAGCCCTTTTTCCGAAGCGGAATGGGCGGTCATGCAGGAAGTGCTGCCCCGGGCGGCGGAGGCGGCCTTGGCCTTGACCTGCGAGGCATTAGAACAAGTGATGAATGCCTATAATAGATAA
- a CDS encoding RNA-binding S4 domain-containing protein, with protein MRLDKWLKVSRIIKRRTVAKEVCDAGKIFINDRPAKAGTEVKAGDELTLQFGSRTMRVRVLATPDTISADQAHTLYQELQ; from the coding sequence ATGCGTCTTGACAAGTGGCTGAAAGTATCCCGGATCATCAAAAGGCGTACGGTAGCGAAAGAAGTCTGTGATGCCGGTAAGATTTTCATCAACGACCGCCCGGCTAAAGCGGGAACGGAAGTGAAGGCAGGGGATGAATTGACCCTGCAGTTCGGGTCCCGTACTATGCGGGTAAGGGTGCTGGCAACTCCGGATACGATCAGTGCCGATCAAGCCCATACATTGTACCAAGAATTGCAGTAG
- the spoVT gene encoding stage V sporulation protein T: MKATGIVRRIDDLGRVVIPKEIRRTLRIREGDPLEIFVDREGEVILKKYSPIGELGDFAKEYADSLHEAIGHIACITDRDTIVAVAGAPKKEFLNKPIGQAVEKVIEERKSVIINDPGQHNLCKTCITADQENCPFTAEVIAPIIAEGDPIGAVILLSKDPNVTMGEMELKLAETAAGFLAKQMEQ; the protein is encoded by the coding sequence ATGAAGGCGACAGGTATTGTACGACGGATAGATGATTTGGGCCGAGTAGTGATCCCGAAAGAGATACGGAGAACACTTCGGATCCGGGAAGGGGACCCCCTGGAGATCTTTGTGGACCGGGAAGGGGAAGTCATTTTAAAGAAATATTCGCCCATTGGTGAACTAGGCGATTTTGCTAAAGAATATGCGGATTCATTGCACGAAGCCATTGGCCATATAGCTTGCATTACGGACCGTGACACCATCGTCGCGGTAGCCGGTGCGCCCAAGAAAGAGTTTTTGAATAAACCGATTGGTCAAGCGGTGGAGAAAGTCATTGAAGAGCGCAAGTCAGTCATTATCAATGATCCTGGTCAGCACAACCTCTGCAAGACCTGCATTACCGCCGATCAAGAAAACTGCCCCTTTACAGCGGAGGTGATTGCCCCGATTATTGCCGAAGGGGATCCCATCGGCGCGGTAATTCTCCTTTCCAAAGATCCCAATGTGACCATGGGAGAAATGGAACTGAAACTGGCGGAGACCGCAGCGGGATTTTTGGCAAAACAGATGGAGCAGTAA
- the mazG gene encoding nucleoside triphosphate pyrophosphohydrolase — MASAYPLDPLVQIMQELRGPQGCPWDKEQTHESLKRYLVEETYEVIEAIEMADMHKLREELGDLLLQIVFHAQLASEKAAFDMNDVVAAIVHKMRARHPHVFGQEKVESAAQVLDNWENIKDKEKAKAGNRKTLMDVPRGLPALLRAEKIQARAARVGFDWPDVQGAWEKVQEEQEELLAALEKGQAEEIRDEFGDLLFALVNVARFLQVDPEEALSRTVDKFMQRFRKMEEMAAARGVDLNQLDLAGLDKLWDEAKKQEK, encoded by the coding sequence ATGGCTAGTGCTTACCCGTTAGATCCCCTGGTACAGATCATGCAGGAACTGCGAGGGCCTCAGGGCTGTCCTTGGGACAAAGAACAGACCCATGAAAGCCTGAAACGGTATCTGGTCGAGGAAACCTATGAGGTAATTGAAGCCATTGAAATGGCGGACATGCATAAACTGCGAGAGGAGTTGGGAGATCTATTACTGCAGATTGTTTTTCATGCCCAGTTGGCCAGTGAAAAGGCAGCCTTTGACATGAACGATGTGGTGGCTGCCATCGTCCACAAGATGCGGGCCAGGCATCCCCACGTGTTTGGGCAGGAAAAAGTGGAGTCCGCCGCTCAGGTGCTTGATAACTGGGAGAACATCAAGGACAAGGAAAAGGCGAAGGCAGGTAACCGGAAAACCCTGATGGATGTGCCGCGGGGACTGCCGGCCTTGCTGCGGGCGGAGAAAATCCAAGCCAGAGCGGCGCGGGTAGGTTTTGACTGGCCTGATGTGCAGGGTGCCTGGGAGAAAGTGCAAGAAGAGCAAGAGGAGCTGTTGGCGGCGCTGGAAAAGGGACAGGCCGAGGAGATCCGGGATGAATTCGGGGATCTATTGTTTGCGCTGGTCAATGTGGCCAGGTTCCTGCAGGTGGACCCGGAAGAGGCATTGAGCAGGACGGTGGACAAGTTCATGCAAAGATTTCGGAAGATGGAAGAAATGGCGGCTGCCCGGGGTGTGGATTTAAACCAATTGGATCTGGCCGGGCTGGACAAGCTCTGGGATGAGGCGAAAAAACAAGAAAAATAA
- a CDS encoding HU family DNA-binding protein — translation MNKADLVNAVAEKAELTKKDAEKAVNAVFASIEEALARDEKVQLVGFGTFEVRDRAQRTGRNPKTGEEIVIPASKVPAFKPGKALKEAVDKK, via the coding sequence TTGAACAAGGCTGATCTTGTCAATGCGGTGGCTGAAAAAGCTGAATTAACTAAAAAGGACGCTGAAAAGGCTGTCAATGCAGTATTTGCCAGTATCGAAGAAGCTCTGGCCCGTGACGAGAAAGTTCAGTTGGTAGGTTTTGGTACTTTTGAAGTGAGGGACCGGGCCCAGCGCACCGGGAGAAATCCCAAGACAGGTGAAGAAATTGTCATCCCGGCTTCTAAGGTGCCTGCCTTCAAGCCCGGTAAAGCCCTGAAAGAGGCTGTCGATAAGAAGTAG
- a CDS encoding Ger(x)C family spore germination protein, whose product MGSKEKRVWLLLPVVLLSMVSAGCWDLWELEERGLVLAVGIEELPDGRLQETTGVENQLLGNISDRVIEVTYQFAIPGDFSGQEGNGGPSYYNMTTTTLNSEIIVRGLAGTRSSRRGDLTHLQVMVLGQEVAKGGIYPVLERFIRDPEVRKQVIVLVTEGDVKEVLEVTNQQERLPALYLTALMENSSHMQRIPPEVSLMKVFRYILEDSVYVIPKVTPGKIDSKLAGGGIFHGDRLVGWLGEMETVIYRWITNQMTSSPIVTASPLSPSYKLVDGYLAERSKTVVRPVIRDGTIKFILNIRTEGSLLERQLAEELWNDQVLASIRRDLAAELAGNIELLIKKAQEEWRLDIFGFGRCVEQHYPRVWAEIKDRWHDTYFPAAEFEVDVDITITRTGIVS is encoded by the coding sequence ATGGGGAGTAAGGAAAAACGGGTATGGCTCCTCCTGCCGGTGGTGCTCCTGTCCATGGTCTCCGCGGGCTGCTGGGATTTGTGGGAACTGGAAGAGCGGGGGTTGGTGCTGGCGGTGGGCATCGAGGAACTGCCCGACGGCCGGCTGCAAGAAACCACCGGAGTGGAAAACCAATTGTTGGGCAATATTTCCGACCGGGTGATCGAAGTTACCTACCAGTTTGCCATTCCCGGCGACTTCAGCGGGCAAGAAGGAAACGGTGGCCCGAGTTACTATAATATGACCACCACTACTTTGAACTCGGAGATTATAGTGAGGGGCTTGGCGGGCACCAGGAGCAGCCGCCGGGGGGACCTGACGCACTTGCAGGTGATGGTCTTGGGGCAGGAGGTGGCCAAGGGTGGGATCTATCCCGTTTTGGAACGGTTTATCCGGGATCCGGAAGTGCGGAAGCAGGTTATTGTGCTGGTCACGGAAGGGGACGTGAAAGAAGTGCTGGAGGTTACCAACCAGCAGGAACGCCTGCCGGCCCTGTACCTGACGGCATTGATGGAAAACAGTTCCCATATGCAGCGGATCCCGCCGGAGGTTTCCCTCATGAAGGTCTTTCGCTATATTTTGGAGGACAGCGTCTATGTCATTCCCAAGGTGACCCCGGGAAAAATCGATTCAAAACTGGCGGGCGGCGGCATCTTTCATGGAGACCGGCTGGTGGGCTGGTTGGGGGAGATGGAGACGGTCATTTACCGCTGGATCACCAACCAGATGACCTCATCTCCCATTGTGACGGCATCTCCCTTGAGTCCCAGTTACAAGCTGGTGGATGGCTACCTGGCGGAGCGTTCCAAGACCGTGGTTCGCCCGGTGATCCGGGACGGAACCATTAAATTCATCCTGAACATCAGGACCGAGGGAAGTCTTTTGGAGCGGCAATTGGCCGAAGAGCTGTGGAATGATCAGGTCTTGGCCTCCATCAGGCGGGATTTGGCCGCTGAGCTGGCCGGGAACATCGAGCTGCTGATCAAGAAAGCCCAGGAAGAGTGGCGTTTAGATATTTTCGGCTTTGGGCGCTGCGTGGAACAGCATTATCCCCGGGTCTGGGCGGAGATCAAGGACCGGTGGCATGATACTTACTTCCCCGCGGCGGAGTTCGAGGTCGATGTGGACATTACCATAACCAGAACGGGTATCGTGAGTTAG